A genomic window from Glycine soja cultivar W05 chromosome 10, ASM419377v2, whole genome shotgun sequence includes:
- the LOC114369795 gene encoding histone H2B.3-like, translating into MAKGEKKPAEKKPAAEKAPAEKTKAEKKIPKDAASGEKKKKRTKKSVETYKIYIFKVLKQVHPDIGISSKAMGIMNSFINDIFEKLAQESSRLARYNKKPTITSREIQTAVRLVLPGELAKHAVSEGTKAVTKFTSP; encoded by the coding sequence ATGGCCAAGGGAGAGAAAAAACCTGCAGAGAAGAAGCCCGCGGCGGAGAAGGCTCCGGCGGAGAAAACAAAAGCCGAGAAGAAGATCCCGAAGGACGCAGCCTCCggcgagaagaagaagaagaggacgaagaagagCGTGGAGACGTACAAGATCTACATCTTCAAGGTGCTGAAGCAGGTTCACCCTGACATCGGGATCTCCAGCAAGGCCATGGGGATCATGAACAGCTTCATCAACGACATCTTCGAGAAGCTCGCTCAAGAATCTTCCAGACTCGCGCGCTACAACAAGAAGCCTACCATCACCTCTCGCGAAATCCAGACTGCGGTTCGTCTTGTGCTCCCTGGTGAGCTCGCCAAGCACGCTGTCTCCGAAGGCACCAAGGCTGTAACCAAGTTCACTAGCCCTTGA